From one Culex quinquefasciatus strain JHB chromosome 3, VPISU_Cqui_1.0_pri_paternal, whole genome shotgun sequence genomic stretch:
- the LOC119769971 gene encoding uncharacterized protein LOC119769971, protein MVSDVYIRMLEQLRGKPAAVEADLQHQPGIGLLTHQQQRKLLSVVLEKPRKNACESGRLVVIKEETEAVEMRRRNRKYIEACPPNVIEQIEAIVNNGSVSISGASK, encoded by the exons ATGGTCAGCGATGTCTACATAAG AATGTTGGAACAGCTGCGAGGCAAACCAGCAGCAGTAGAAGCAGATCTGCAACACCAGCCTGGAATCGGTCTACTCACCCATCAACAACAACGGAAACTCCTCTCCGTAGTGTTAGAAAAACCAAGGAAAAATGCGTGTGAATCCGGACGGCTGGTGGTAATAAAGGAGGAAACGGAAGCGGTGGAAATGAGGAGGAGGAACCGAAAGTATATCGAAGCGTGCCCACCAAACGTGATTGAGCAAATAGAGGCTATTGTGAACAACGGATCGGTTTCCATTTCCGGCGCGAGCAAGTGA
- the LOC6034967 gene encoding nuclear cap-binding protein subunit 2: MTSVHTPSVALSKYRDQHFKGSRHEQERLLRNSSTLYIGNLSFYTTEEQIHELFSRCGDIRRIVMGLDKFKKTPCGFCFVEYYARIDSEYAMRYINGTRLDDRIVRVDWDAGFVEGRQYGRGKTGGQVRDEYRQDHDLGRGGYGKMVAMGQLGAPNMRES; encoded by the exons ATGACATCCGTGCACACTCCGTCGGTTGCGCTCAGCAAgtaccgggaccaacattttaaG GGCTCCCGACACGAGCAGGAACGCCTCCTGCGGAACTCGTCCACGCTGTACATCGGTAACCTGAGCTTCTACACCACGGAGGAGCAAATTCACGAGCTGTTTTCGCGCTGCGGCGACATCCGGCGCATCGTGATGGGACTGGACAAGTTCAAGAAGACCCCGTGCGGCTTTTGCTTCGTGGAATATTACGCGCGGATAGATTCCGAGTACGCGATGCGGTACATCAACGGAACCCGGCTGGACGATCGGATCGTGCGTGTCGACTGGGACGCGGGCTTCGTCGAGGGACGGCAGTACGGACGGGGAAAAACGGGCGGACAGGTGCGCGACGAGTACCGCCAGGATCACGATCTGGGCCGCGGAGGCTACGGAAAGATGGTCGCGATGGGACAGCTTGGGGCGCCGAACATGCGCGAAAGCTAA
- the LOC6034971 gene encoding tubulin-specific chaperone A isoform X2: MSDPRLRQLTIKTGVVKRLSKEKTVYEKEVDTQRNRIDKLKAAGSDDHVLRKQQEVLQECMMMVPDCQRRLAKAFEELSEMIKSEEELKETTQYIAAEAALEDAKVNLP, encoded by the exons ATGTCCGACCCAAGGTTACGCCAGCTCACCATCAAAACGGGCGTCGTGAAGCGTCTGTCCAAGGAGAAGACCGTGTACGAGAAGGAGGTGGACACCCAGCGGAACCGGATCGACAAACTGAAGGCGGCCGGCTCGGATGACCACGTCCTGCGCAAGCAGCAGGAAGTTCTGCAGGAGTGCatgatgatggttccggattGCCAGCGGAG ATTGGCGAAGGCATTCGAGGAACTCAGTGAAATGATCAAATCTGAAGAAGAGCTGAAGGAGACCACCCAGTATATTGCAGCAGAGGCCGCCCTGGAGGACGCCAAAGTCAATCTTCCCTAA
- the LOC6034969 gene encoding BRCA1-associated protein, translating to MSVLVSPCLLKIEIVYDENGAMSATDGDNDSAGAVSTEHPTNPRLQRDMRGQRKPKKITIESYRNRLDSDESRGVLPKSSREQTPMDEMPPPPPLSAQEFPGEIAFFSGNPFVEVTKGILHLYKRNERADRTDDLSRTICLIAVPSSLNCHDILNFIAPCHSVIQHVRILRDGSPNQFMVLLEFRCVEAAVEFYQTFNGAPYNSLEPDSLCHAVWVSGVEFGDDGLAPQGHTELPTCPVCLERMDESVDGVLTILCNHAFHAGCLIKWGDSTCPVCRCIQTPELAETSVCMECEGTEALWICLICGHVGCGRYQGGHAASHYRSTNHTYALQLGTNRVWDYAGDNFVHRLLQSKSDGKLVATQSPGNDGEEKIDSMQLEFTYLLTSQLDAQREYYEDKLIRMESSILGEKQKLAQEAEQIKKKNATLEGKLQALGKEKTTLEKKVNQLSAKMTTVMKELSEEQQFGKTLQANQSSWQSKFSALEKKCTEKEQEVTELKEQVRDLMFYLEAKNKIEASELKEEIEGASLEVPKGSSKRRSKKK from the exons ATGTCTGTACTGGTTTCGCCGTGCTTGCTTAAAATCGAAATCGTTTACGACGAAAACGGCGCAATGAGTGCCACCGACGGGGACAATG ATTCGGCCGGTGCCGTCTCGACGGAACATCCGACCAACCCGCGACTGCAGCGCGACATGCGGGGCCAACGCAAGCCCAAGAAGATCACCATCGAGTCCTACCGGAACCGGCTGGACTCGGACGAGTCGCGCGGGGTGCTGCCGAAGAGTTCCCGCGAGCAGACCCCGATGGACGaaatgccgccgccgccgcccctGTCCGCGCAGGAGTTCCCGGGCGAGATTGCGTTCTTCTCTGGCAACCCGTTCGTCGAGGTGACCAAGGGCATCCTGCATCTGTACAAGCGGAA CGAACGAGCCGATCGGACGGACGATCTTTCGCGGACAATTTGTCTGATTGCGGTTCCGTCGTCGCTCAACTGTCACGACATTCTGAATTTCATTGCGCCGTGCCACTCGGTCATCCAGCATGTGCGCATTCTACGGGACGGTTCCCCCAACCAGTTTATGGTCCTGTTGGAGTTCCGTTGCGTTGAGGCGGCCGTCGAGTTCTACCAGACGTTCAACGGGGCGCCGTACAACAGTTTGGAGCCGGACTCGCTGTGTCACGCCGTTTGGGTGTCCGGTGTGGAGTTTGGCGATGATGGGCTGGCCCCGCAGGGTCATACCGAACTGCCGACCTGTCCGGTTTGCCTGGAGCGAATGGACGAGAGCGTCGACGGCGTGTTGACCATCCTGTGCAACCACGCGTTCCACGCCGGGTGTCTCATAAAGTGGGGCGACTCGACCTGTCCGGTGTGTCGTTGCATCCAAACGCCAGAACTCGCGGAAACTTCCGTATGTATGGAGTGTGAAGGCACGGAAGCGCTCTGGATTTGCTTGATTTGCGGACACGTCGGGTGTGGTCGGTATCAGGGAGGTCACGCGGCGTCCCATTACCGCTCAACCAATCACACGTACGCCCTGCAACTGGGAACGAATCGAGTTTGGGATTACGCCGGAGATAACTTCGTGCACCGGCTTCTACAAAGCAAGTCCGACGGCAAACTGGTCGCGACCCAATCTCCCGGTAACGACGGAGAAGAGAAAATCGACTCGATGCAGCTGGAGTTCACCTATCTGCTCACCTCCCAGCTGGACGCCCAGCGTGAATACTACGAGGACAAGCTGATCCGGATGGAGTCGAGCATTTTGGGCGAAAAGCAAAAGCTAGCCCAGGAAGCGGAGCAAATCAAGAAGAAAAATGCCACCTTGGAAGGGAAACTTCAAGCACTGGGCAAGGAGAAAACGACGCTGGAGAAGAAAGTGAACCAGCTATCGGCGAA AATGACCACCGTTATGAAGGAGCTGTCCGAGGAGCAGCAGTTTGGCAAAACGCTCCAGGCGAACCAATCCTCGTGGCAGAGCAAATTCTCGGCGCTGGAGAAAAAGTGCACCGAAAAGGAGCAGGAGGTGACCGAGCTGAAAGAGCAAGTACGTGATCTCATGTTCTACCTGGAGGCCAAGAACAAAATCGAAGCCTCCGAATTGAAGGAGGAAATCGAGGGCGCCTCGCTGGAAGTGCCCAAGGGTTCCTCCAAGAGGCGCTCCAAGAAGAAGTGA
- the LOC6034968 gene encoding coiled-coil domain-containing protein 134: MLLYRFLTVLLTSFVIETGSVSGDEVASKNAENKLIITDKIYSNIFVRKREEHKLVVKHLLSTEDYAKRFDLLKLALKEIIRVIQEDGENLRNNELAEGSAFPKNPELVDSLARYLENTCFFGELVLHIPDMSYRILKGVDGWRDLLIRALEYTRSFVNILDQKSLEMLGLLEQEIDEGKRTDSYVNPYRERANESSKSKETKKKKKANIKKGPQLSGGAKTEL; this comes from the exons atgcttttatacagatttttgacagttcttcTGACGAGTTTTGTTATCGAAACGGGTTCGGTTTCCGGAGATGAAGTAGCTTCCAAAAACGCCGAAAACAAGCTGATAATAACTGATAAAATTT ATTCCAACATATTTGTGCGTAAGCGCGAAGAACACAAATTGGTGGTGAAGCATCTTCTCTCAACAGAAGACTATGCCAAAAGATTCGATCTGCTGAAGCTTGCCTTGAAGGAAATTATCCGG GTCATCCAAGAAGACGGAGAAAACTTACGCAACAACGAGTTAGCCGAGGGATCCGCGTTTCCAAAAAACCCCGAGTTGGTCGATTCGTTAGCGCGATATCTGGAAAACACGTGCTTCTTCGGCGAGCTCGTGCTACACATTCCGGACATGTCCTACCGGATACTGAAGGGCGTCGATGGATGGCGCGACCTCTTGATCCGGGCACTCGAGTACACGCGCAGTTTCGTTAACATCCTGGACCAGAAATCGCTGGAAATGTTGGGACTTTTGGAGCAGGAGATAGACGAGGGTAAACGGACGGACAGTTACGTGAATCCCTACCGGGAACGTGCCAACGAATCTTCCAAGAGCAAGGAGaccaagaagaaaaagaaggccAACATCAAGAAGGGACCGCAGCTGTCGGGAGGAGCAAAGACTGAACTTTAA
- the LOC6034971 gene encoding tubulin-specific chaperone A isoform X1, translated as MFCSFALPVQSSPGPFSLQNQPSINPQPTMSDPRLRQLTIKTGVVKRLSKEKTVYEKEVDTQRNRIDKLKAAGSDDHVLRKQQEVLQECMMMVPDCQRRLAKAFEELSEMIKSEEELKETTQYIAAEAALEDAKVNLP; from the exons ATGTTTTGCAGTTTTGCTTTGCCCGTTCAATCCTCTCCAGGTCCGTTTTCGCTTCAG AACCAACCTTCAATAAACCCTCAACCCACAATGTCCGACCCAAGGTTACGCCAGCTCACCATCAAAACGGGCGTCGTGAAGCGTCTGTCCAAGGAGAAGACCGTGTACGAGAAGGAGGTGGACACCCAGCGGAACCGGATCGACAAACTGAAGGCGGCCGGCTCGGATGACCACGTCCTGCGCAAGCAGCAGGAAGTTCTGCAGGAGTGCatgatgatggttccggattGCCAGCGGAG ATTGGCGAAGGCATTCGAGGAACTCAGTGAAATGATCAAATCTGAAGAAGAGCTGAAGGAGACCACCCAGTATATTGCAGCAGAGGCCGCCCTGGAGGACGCCAAAGTCAATCTTCCCTAA
- the LOC6034972 gene encoding uncharacterized protein LOC6034972 produces the protein MFSFPFFDPSRPPPVAPPPSLSLLDQSFVQHFLSTRPERSHASKTVRVSISDLRYKITDLIGQIELLKTQKATLEKEMHLQPDSSWQSNIKQLAQLQHNISEKLTQLSDPALTDHLQRRLCARQKKRSWQKRRNARLKDLKAAQQANRDQLHDRIDQWQREQHKLHEEEQLVQHQLELASHFLADVHRRKATCKRYLAKFEKVRESRRRHHQDEGDDDANADLTELTKKWTAKLTECVREEKKMKDVLARRSAVNYQRRVENEWNRALFGDVVPKKVEDRDVLVRTRWEWDACLVGKGDDGDDASAVPLGWVLPPEDPTPEWVQYQMKEVGGV, from the coding sequence ATGTTTAGCTTTCCCTTTTTCGATCCGTCGAGGCCACCTCCGGTCGCACCTCCTCCCAGCCTGTCTTTGCTGGACCAGAGCTTTGTTCAGCACTTTCTCAGCACAAGACCCGAACGAAGTCATGCTTCTAAAACTGTACGCGTTTCTATTAGCGATCTGCGATATAAAATAACCGACCTCATCGGCCAAATCGAGCTTCTCAAGACACAAAAGGCAACGCTCGAAAAGGAAATGCATTTGCAACCAGACTCAAGCTGGCAGTCCAACATTAAACAACTAGCCCAACTTCAACACAACATCAGCGAGAAGCTAACCCAGCTGAGCGATCCCGCGTTAACCGATCATTTGCAACGCAGGTTGTGTGCGCGACAGAAGAAGCGATCCTGGCAAAAGCGACGCAACGCGCGACTCAAAGATCTCAAGGCCGCCCAACAAGCTAATCGCGACCAACTCCACGACCGCATCGACCAGTGGCAACGCGAACAACACAAGCTGCACGAAGAGGAGCAACTTGTCCAGCATCAGCTGGAACTCGCAAGCCACTTCCTCGCGGACGTTCACCGGCGGAAAGCAACCTGCAAACGATACCTGGCCAAGTTTGAAAAGGTTCGCGAAAGCCGACGGCGACATCACCAAGACGAAGGCGACGACGATGCAAACGCCGACCTGACGGAACTCACCAAAAAGTGGACCGCCAAACTGACGGAATGCGTTCGCGAGGAGAAGAAGATGAAAGACGTGCTGGCCAGAAGGTCGGCCGTCAACTACcagcggcgcgtcgaaaacgagTGGAACCGCGCGCTGTTTGGCGATGTGGTTCCGAAAAAGGTAGAGGATCGGGACGTGCTGGTTCGAACGCGCTGGGAATGGGACGCGTGCTTGGTCGGTAAAGGAGACGACGGTGATGATGCTTCGGCAGTTCCGCTAGGTTGGGTGCTGCCCCCGGAGGATCCCACCCCGGAATGGGTTCAGTATCAGATGAAGGAAGTTGGTGGAGTTTGA
- the LOC6034974 gene encoding protein AF-9, producing MSIKVCLEIGHVAALKARATPEGYTHDWELFVRGPDGTDISHFVDKVVFNLHDSFPKPKRVVKEPPYAVKEAGYAGFILPVEVYFKNKGDEPKKRAFTYDLDLQERKVQREELAFPNPSDDFKRKLLKGGGTLSGSGGMSSDYKARHSSGGGGGVSGDKSQDKKYKKSSGESDSKVQNTFANLFGTPITKGASKVSPDPKQSSSGSSSKTSPNTGAGVGIGGGSVGSKSQQMNPKSDRSSSSTSSKDKSEKEKSSKHKHSSPNKEKESKKSSTGEEKHSKERKDKTHSKERDKTKEKSSSSSSASFSKRPASPKRNSTTIQPPSAMTNSPSTKRNPSPMAPVAVPAPPPAASSSVSKPEEAKSSTKHGGEKEKKKDKKDKKSYDKDRSEKKDRELKKDKESHDNKPDLTPGDKPKSDLIKPSRLDGVKLDSKLYSKEKKISDESSKVEAPVVQPSPPVSGSVEPPKRIDKPDSKEKDKEERKHKHKKKDKSKDKEKDRSSGSKDKKEKKEKDKSSSSKANFAPPPVREPEVVSPVKPAKLPDPVKVHPPVEALPATTAPPLQTMIKQLNENNSSDSEADSPPSLINDKDSENSNSSISDLLSGRPPSAARQPERQAVPTPPTVVVESPKPEKSHHKSKKDKVKSNSSDSTKDETKKRKRKNKEAADADKEKDKKAAPPVVNPATADRSPSPPTPPPPTLMEPPTKIPKREDPFTKREESPAPPNNNNNTSTTTSKLLSPEDSGSSSAYYNNNNTASSMASPALPPPPAPTSAVPGSAAATMTNLSGDYMSELKDLQHKIMTLQDNNELQRVVEMIAATGCYEITSATFDFDLCALDRHTVQRLQEFFATSCSS from the exons ATGTCGATCAAGGTGTGCCTCGAGATCGGGCACGTGGCCGCGCTCAAGGCGCGGGCCACCCCCGAGGGCTACACCCACGACTGGGAGCTGTTTGTGCGCGGCCCGGACGGCACCGACATCAGCCACTTTGTCGACAAGGTGGTGTTCAACCTGCATGATTCCTTTCCGAAGCCGAAGCGGG TGGTGAAGGAGCCGCCGTACGCCGTGAAGGAGGCCGGTTACGCCGGGTTTATTTTGCCGGTGGAGGTGTACTTTAAAAACAAGGGTGACGAGCCAAAGAAGAGGGCTTTTACGTACGATTTGGATCTGCAGGAGCGCAAGGTGCAGCGGGAGGAGCTGGCGTTTCCTAATCCGTCGGATGATTTTAAGCGGAAGCTGTTGAAGGGAGGTGGGACGCTTTCGGGAAGTGGCGGGATGTCGTCCGACTATAAGGCGCGTCACAGTAGTGGTGGTGGAGGCGGAGTGAGTGGTGACAAGTCGCAAGATAAAAAGTATAAGAAGAGTTCGGGGGAAAGTGACTCGAAGGTGCAGAACACGTTTGCGAATTTGTTTGGGACGCCAATAACCAAAGGAGCTAGCAAGGTATCTCCGGATCCGAAGCAGAGCTCGTCGGGGTCCTCGAGTAAGACGTCGCCGAATACCGGAGCTGGGGTTGGTATTGGTGGGGGTAGTGTTGGTAGCAAGAGTCAACAAATGAACCCGAAAAGCGATCGCTCTAGCTCGAGTACATCCTCCAAGGATAAGAGCGAGAAGGAGAAATCTTCCAAGCATAAGCACTCGAGCCCAAATAAggaaaaagaatctaaaaagtCATCAACCGGTGAAGAGAAGCACAGTAAGGAGCGAAAGGACAAAACTCATTCTAAAGAGCGTGATAAAACTAAGGAAAAGAGTTCAAGCTCGTCATCTGCGTCTTTCTCGAAACGACCTGCTAGTCCAAAGCGAAACAGCACCACTATCCAGCCCCCTTCAGCAATGACCAACAGTCCGTCGACGAAACGTAATCCATCGCCGATGGCACCGGTAGCGGTTCCAGCTCCTCCTCCTGCCGCGAGTAGCAGCGTTTCCAAACCGGAAGAAGCCAAGTCTTCCACCAAACACGGTGGAGAAAAGGAAAAGAAGAAGGATAAAAAAGATAAGAAAAGCTACGACAAGGATCGTAGCGAAAAGAAGGACCGCGAGCTAAAAAAGGACAAGGAATCCCATGACAACAAGCCGGACCTGACTCCGGGCGACAAACCCAAATCGGATCTGATCAAACCGAGCCGGCTGGACGGGGTGAAGCTGGATTCGAAGCTGTACTCGAAGGAGAAGAAAATCTCGGACGAATCGAGCAAGGTTGAAGCGCCGGTGGTGCAGCCGTCGCCACCGGTGTCGGGGTCGGTGGAACCACCCAAGCGGATTGACAAACCGGACTCGAAGGAAAAAGATAAAGAAGAGCGCAAGCACAAGCACAAGAAAAAGGATAAATCCAAAGACAAGGAAAAGGACCGGTCTTCTGGTAGCAAAGAtaagaaagagaaaaaagaaaaagacaaaTCTTCCAGTAGTAAGGCGAACTTTGCGCCTCCACCGGTTCGAGAACCGGAGGTCGTTTCGCCCGTCAAACCAGCCAAGTTGCCAGACCCGGTCAAGGTCCATCCTCCGGTGGAAGCGCTACCCGCAACGACGGCGCCACCTTTGCAAACCATGATCAAGCAGCTGAACGAAAACAACAGCAGTGACTCCGAAGCGGACAGTCCACCGTCGTTGATCAACGACAAGGACTCGGAAAATTCCAACAGCAGCATATCGGATCTGCTGTCGGGCAGGCCTCCCTCAGCCGCAAGGCAACCGGAGCGGCAAGCCGTCCCCACTCCTCCAACGGTGGTGGTCGAATCGCCCAAGCCGGAAAAAAGTCACCACAAGAGCAAGAAGGACAAGGTGAAAAGCAATTCCTCCGACAGCACCAAGGACGAAACCAAAAAGCGAAAGCGAAAGAACAAGGAAGCCGCCGACGCGGACAAGGAAAAGGACAAGAAAGCAGCCCCACCGGTGGTGAACCCGGCGACAGCCGATCGAAGTCCTTCCCCGCCGACGCCGCCTCCCCCCACGCTCATGGAACCACCCACCAAGATTCCCAAGCGTGAAGATCCGTTCACCAAACGCGAAGAGTCGCCCGCGCcacccaacaacaacaacaacaccagcaCCACCACTTCCAAGCTGCTCTCGCCGGAAGACTCCGGTTCCTCGTCGGCgtactacaacaacaacaacaccgcgTCCTCGATGGCCTCCCCCGCCCTTCCCCCACCACCGGCGCCAACGTCCGCGGTGCCCGGTTCGGCGGCCGCCACCATGACGAACCTGTCCGGTGATTACATGTCCGAGCTGAAGGACCTGCAGCACAAGATCATGACCCTGCAGGACAACAACGAGCTGCAGCGGGTGGTGGAGATGATCGCGGCGACCGGCTGTTACGAGATTACGAGCGCCACGTTCGACTTTGACCTGTGCGCCCTGGACCGACACACGGTCCAGCGGCTACAGGAGTTCTTCGCCACGTCCTGCTCGTCCTGA
- the LOC6034970 gene encoding deoxyhypusine hydroxylase, which translates to MVQIEESKIADIGRVLNDKDRPLKERFRALFTLKNIGGPKALASIESCFDDESALLKHELAYCLGQMQDRAAIPILAKVLEDVKQEPMVRHEAAEALGAIGASEVEDILVKYSKDPVVEVAETCEIALGRVRWLQNQEQGFVDNNPYASVDPTPPAVTNSVEELQRTLLDETDSLFNRYRAMFSLRNLRTQESVLALASGLKGKSALFRHEVAFVLGQLQEECSVPFLAENLRDASENEMVRHECAEALGAIATEECTKILNEYLADEKRVVKESCEVALDMCEYENSPEFQYADTLTKVSH; encoded by the exons ATGGTCCAGATCGAAGAGTCCAAAATCGCCGACATCGGCCGCGTCCTCAACGACAAGGACCGCCCACTCAAGGAGCGCTTCCGGGCGCTCTTCACGCTGAAAAACATCGGCGGCCCGAAGGCACTGGCGAGCATCGAAAGCTGCTTCGACGATGAATCCGCACTGCTGAAGCACGAGCTGGCTTACTGTCTGGGGCAGATGCAGGACCGAGCGGCGATCCCGATACTGGCCAAGGTGCTCGAGGACGTTAAGCAGGAGCCGATGGTGCGACATGAGGCTG cgGAAGCTTTGGGGGCTATCGGAGCATCGGAGGTTGAggacattttggtcaagtaTTCAAAGGATCCTGTGGTGgaggtggctgaaacgtgtgaaattgccTTGGGGCGCGTACGTTGGCTGCAGAACCAGGAGCAGGGCTTTGTCGATAACAATCCGTACGCGTCGGTTGATCCTACGCCACCGGCCGTTACGAACAGCGTGGAAGAGCTGCAGCGAACGCTGCTGGACGAGACAGACTCGCTGTTTAACCGGTATCGTGCCATGTTCAGTTTGAGAAATTTGCGAACGCAAGAATCGGTCCTGGCGCTGGCTTCCGGGCTGAAGGGCAAAAGTGCACTGTTCCGTCACGAGGTGGCCTTCGTGCTGGGCCAACTTCAGGAGGAGTGCAGCGTACCGTTTCTGGCGGAAAACCTGCGCGACGCGTCCGAGAACGAAATGGTCCGGCACGAGTGTGCCGAGGCGTTGGGAGCGATCGCCACCGAGGAGTGCACCAAGATTTTGAACGAGTATTTGGCCGACGAGAAGCGCGTCGTCAAGGAAAGCTGCGAGGTGGCGCTGGACATGTGTGAGTACGAGAACAGTCCCGAGTTTCAGTACGCGGACACGCTGACGAAGGTGTCGCACTGA